The DNA region ACGGGATCGCACCGCGGTCTAACTCTGTGTAAGGAATCGGGGTGGAGTCGCCACTCAGACGACATCGCCGGCGATGCTGATCCGGTCCCGTCCGCCGGTCTTGGCGCGGTACAGCGCCGCGTCGGCCGCGGCCAACAGCTCGGTGAGCTGGCTGCACGCGTCGCCGAGCAGCGCCGCCCCGATCGAGACCGTCACGTGGACCTGCTCCCGGCCCACGAGGGTCAGCGCCAGTGCTCCGAGGCGCTGCCGCAGCCGCTCGGCCACGATCCTGGCGCGCTCGTGCCCGGTGCCGGGGAGCGCCAACACGAACTCCTCGCCACCGAACCGGCCGACGATGTCGTAGGTCCGGACCTCGTCTTGGATGGCGGCCGCGATCGCCGTCAGTACCTGGTCACCTATCAGGTGCCCGTAACTGTCGTTGATGCCCTTGAAGTGGTCGATGTCGAGGAGCAGTACGGCGAGCGGCAGACCGGTGCGCACCGCTTGGGCGATCTCCCGTTCGGCCTCCCTGTTCCACGAGGTCGCATTGAGCAGACCCGTCTTCGGATCGGTGCGGGCAGCGGTGCGTAGCTCGTCGTGCAACAGACACCGCTGCAGGAAGATCACCGACGGCAGGGCGATCAGGACGAGGACCGCATTGACCGAGCAGAGGATCAGGACCACGGTCGCGGTCGTGATCCCCAGGCCGTCGAGCAGCCGCATCCGTCCGTCGCGGAAAACGCTCCACCACGAGCTCTCGGGCGAGCTCATCGCGGCGGCGACGGAGATGAGTGTGGTGTTCATCAACGTAAGCACGACACCACACGCCAATGCCACGAGCGCGACGACCGGAATGGGCAGGGACCAGTGCCGGAACTCCGTGCTGCTGCCGGTGACGGACCGGAACAGCAGTCCGGCGACCGCGTCGGCGAGGCCGACCGACGCGATCGTGAACATCCGCCGATGGAGCATCGTGCGGCGGACCCGGACCTGCGTCAGCGTGTAGAGAGCGGCCGGCGCGAGCACGCCGTAGAGCGGAGAGAGCAGGAGAGCGACCGGCAGCGTCCAAGCCACCAGCAGGTCCTTCGACACACCGGTGGGCTCGCCGAGCCGTCGTACCGCCTCGACCGACAGCGCCCCGCATCCGGTCAGAATCGCGAACACGACGAGGTCGTGCACCCGCAGCGGAGTCGCCCACGCCGCGACCACCGCGACCCCGGCGGCGACGGCCTGGACGGCGATCACCAAGCAGCGTTGCCCGCGGGGGAGGCGCCACAGATCCCAGCGCCGAACCGGGTCGAGAAGCGCCGGCAGATCCTCGACCAGCGGCGCTCTCAACACGGTCGATCCCCTCGGGGGTTTGACCGCTGCGCTACACGCTGCGTTCGGTATGTCACACTAAGTCGAAGATGGCCGGGTGGCCCGCCCGGGACTCTATGGGGAGGGGGCAGTGGTGATGCGTAACACCAAGTGGACCCGCTGAATCGTCCGACACGTCGGCCTGGGCCGTCGACTCGACGATGATGCGACGGCCCAGGACCCCAAAGCACCGGCGGCGCCGCCGTGCCCCACATCGGCGACCTGACTCGACGCCGCTTCACGATCAGCGTCGCCGGGCAATGAATGCTTCGTCGCGGTATTGGTCAGGATCTCCGCGACGGTATGGACAAATACTATTCATCGAACTGTCCGATACGTGACGGACCTGTCGGGCCCGATAACGTATCCGACGGCGTAAATGTCGTGACAAAATTCTCCACTCGCGCCCCCCGACGACCTTTATTGACACAACCATTAGCCAAAACCAACTACCTGAGACGCACGTCGACCGTCCGCCCGGTACTGCCGCGCGAGACTGGGATCCTTCCTTGCTACGGGTGGCGGGTGCTCTGCCGGCGAAATCCGCACACTGATGCGAGTGCGCTTTTTCCCTGTGGCTGCGGTATTCCGATACGGCTGGCGTAACCATAGGGCGCCGATAGGCTCAGCTGTCAAGCATCCGTTCATCGCCATAGTGGCCGGTACGGAAAGTGTGACAATCGGATTCTGTTTGATTACGGATAGTCGCGCAAACGCGTCGGCAGTCCTTTCGGAACAGCCGCGGCAGAGGGAGCAGCAATGTCAACGACGTCAGAGCCCCCGCACCTGTCCAACCATCACCGCAACACGCTGCGCCAGCTGTTCCAGCATCCGGTCAGCCACAACATCGAGTGGCACGCCGTGCTGTCGTTGCTGCAGGCCGTCGGGTCGACCGTTGATCAACACGGCGGCAAGGTAGCCGTGACCATCGGGTCGGAGACCGAGTTCTTCGACCCTCCGCGCAACAAGGACATCGACACCCAGACGGTGGTCGACCTGCGTCGGATCCTGAGCGCTGCGGGCTACGGCGACGAGGCCGGCGCCGACCCGGCCACCTGATCCTCTTTCCCAGTTTCATGATCGTGATCGGATCCGTACGGCGTTTCGCGGCTTTATCCGATCACGATCATGGGAGTTGGCGGCTTGGGATCGGCGGCGGCGGTTGGCGGGCTACTTGCCGTTCCAGCATCCCAGGATGTCGGTGGCGACGGTGTAGGCGAGGTTCGTCCGCGATTCGCCGTTGGCCGCATTGCGTGGCAGGCCGGTGCCGTCGACGTGCAGGGTCTTGTCGTCCTTGACGAAGACGACTGTTCCGTCGGTGGTTTCGTAGGCGGGCAGGCCGAGCGCGGACAGGCCGCGCAGGGTGTGGCCGGCACCGAGGTTCCCCCGCAACGTGGTGAAGTAGGCATGCGCTGACGGGACGTCGCCTGATTCCTTGACCGAGATCACCAGCCGGCCGGCGGGCAGCCGGTAGGTGCAGGTATAGAGGCGATGTGCCCAGGTCGCGGTCACCGGCGGCTTGGCGGAGAGCGCGAGGACCTTGGCGACATCGGTCCGGATCTCCGGTCCACAGATCATCTTGGCGGTTGCCGATGGTCCCGCCTCCTTCGCCGCCGCCGGCCGGTCGGCATGCTTCGTCGGCAGTCCCGGCATCGACATGCCCGGTGACATCGACTTGGTAGCCGAGGACTGGTCGGTGGCAGCCGCGGACGCGCAGCCGGCCAGCAGGATCGGCAGGGCCGCGAGCAGGCCGAGCTGCTTGGTGCGACGGTTCATGTCATCCTCCGGTGCGCAGGTGGGTCTCCCCTTCGTTCGTGGGCGCCGCTGTTGCGGTTCGGAACAGATACCTGCGGACGGATGAACCGGATGCGCCCGATTGCCCGAACGTCTCCTGGATCAGCTCACCAGTGCGGGGATCGTTTC from Mycobacteriales bacterium includes:
- a CDS encoding GGDEF domain-containing protein; translated protein: MLRAPLVEDLPALLDPVRRWDLWRLPRGQRCLVIAVQAVAAGVAVVAAWATPLRVHDLVVFAILTGCGALSVEAVRRLGEPTGVSKDLLVAWTLPVALLLSPLYGVLAPAALYTLTQVRVRRTMLHRRMFTIASVGLADAVAGLLFRSVTGSSTEFRHWSLPIPVVALVALACGVVLTLMNTTLISVAAAMSSPESSWWSVFRDGRMRLLDGLGITTATVVLILCSVNAVLVLIALPSVIFLQRCLLHDELRTAARTDPKTGLLNATSWNREAEREIAQAVRTGLPLAVLLLDIDHFKGINDSYGHLIGDQVLTAIAAAIQDEVRTYDIVGRFGGEEFVLALPGTGHERARIVAERLRQRLGALALTLVGREQVHVTVSIGAALLGDACSQLTELLAAADAALYRAKTGGRDRISIAGDVV